From Amia ocellicauda isolate fAmiCal2 chromosome 12, fAmiCal2.hap1, whole genome shotgun sequence, a single genomic window includes:
- the zfyve28 gene encoding lateral signaling target protein 2 homolog isoform X3, which translates to MMNRFRKWLYKPKRSDPQLLAQFYYADEELNQVATELDSLDGRKDPQRCTLLVNQFRSCQDNVLNIINQIMDECIPDDRANRDFCVKFPEEIRHDNLAGQLWFGAECLAAGSIIMNREIESMAMRPLAKDLTRSLEEVRNITRDQALRDLNTYTDKMREALRHFDALFAEFELSYVSAMVPVKSPKEYYVQQEVIVLFCETVERALKLGYLTQDMIDDYEPALMFTIPRLAIVCGLVVYSEGPLNLDRKPEDMSELFRPFRTLLRKIRDLLQTLTEEELFTLERSLCISQDGEFPVVQTLPEVVVPPPGPAPAAPAPLTPPAVSPHQQQEEEEPPPSPNGPGEERRPTPPEDTDPELACSMQYDEQELEQLNMMVHRVGDEMSSLLSPPSLCQSPAHRGGGTASSSTEASPRRGAARRAGGGGGLEQEEEDRVFFMEDLDGAGEALAGLEDPSSVAWGGPPPSAEPETSEPPPPTDSLQNGWPGSLVVEAALRCTQSLRVPPKPLPAAPPYPSAEGHEPPTYLNGWEAGSEDAETAEMIAHRMGGMKLSATVIFNPKSPSLTDMTMEAAADKLLLLPQDPDPAAPGPHKLSGLVATHCLLNSCVCCGSCEDSREEGLEASADKGKSSPPGPVIHASSGLAPGKDPDVKVDCSAPSTSGEAVTDEGPGLSEQRSPRCSKCLAQASGNQSTTDRSPQGEPGACSHQRRPERRRQASGGRDRRTEPGGGERETEDDGNLSGRSRSSPVSSLTTSSCTSEDMDHHEIQLALQAAKIAARDKIRSRFHSSSDLIHRLFVCISGVADQLQTNYASDLRSILKTLFEVMATKPEAEDKDKQKKAGQGLRSAALEDCTLCQETVSSSELAAKARDGQFEDPPDWVPDEACSYCTACKAPFTVIRRKHHCRSCGKIFCSRCSSHCAPLPRYGQVKPVRVCTHCYMFHVTPFYSDKAGI; encoded by the exons aggTCTGACCCCCAGCTCCTGGCTCAGTTCTACTACGCTGATGAGGAGCTCAACCAGGTGGCCACCGAGCTGGACAGCCTGGACGGCAGGAAGGACCCGCAGAGATGTACCCTCCTAGTCAACCAGTTCAGGTCCTGCCAG GATAATGTGTTAAACATCATCAACCAAATCATGGATGAATGTATCCCTGACGACCGGGCGAATCGCGACTTCTGTGTGAAGTTCCCGGAGGAGATCCGTCACGACAACCTGGCGGGTCAGCTGTGGTTCGGGGCCGAG TGTCTGGCAGCCGGCTCCATCATCATGAACCGGGAGATCGAGAGCATGGCCATGAGGCCGCTGGCCAAGGACCTGACCCGCAGCCTGGAGGAGGTGCGCAACATCACCCGGGACCAGGCGCTGCGTGACCTCAACACCTACACAGACAAGATGAGGGAGGCACTGCGCCACTTCGACGCGCTCTTCGCAGAGTTCGAGCTCAG TTATGTTTCTGCTATGGTACCTGTGAAGTCACCTAAAGAATACTATGTACAACAGGAAGTGATTGTGCTCTTCTGTGAGACGGTGGAAAG GGCACTAAAGCTGGGATACCTCACCCAAGACATGATTGACGACTACGAGCCGGCCCTCATGTTTACTATTCCAAGACTAGCAATTGTATG tgggcTGGTAGTTTACTCTGAAGGGCCCTTGAATCTGGACCGGAAGCCAGAAGATATGTCCGAGCTCTTCAGACCCTTCCGCACTTTACTGAGGAAAATCAG GGACCTGCTGCAGACTCTGACCGAGGAGGAGCTCTTCACACTGGAACGCAGCCTCTGCATCTCCCAGGACGGTGAGTTCCCGGTGGTGCAGACCTTGCCGGAGGTGGTGGTGCCCCCCCCAGGCCCAGCTCCCGCTGCCCCGGCGCCCCTCACCCCACCCGCCGTGTCCCCACACcagcagcaggaggaggaggagccccCCCCCAGCCCTAACGGCCCGGGAGAGGAGCGGCGGCCCACCCCCCCCGAGGACACAGACCCGGAGCTGGCCTGCTCCATGCAGTACGACGAGCAGGAGCTGGAGCAGCTTAACATGATGGTGCACCGCGTGGGCGATGAGATGTCCAGCCTGCTTTCCCCCCCCAGCCTGTGCCAGTCTCCCGCGCACCGGGGGGGCGGCACggccagctccagcactgaggCGTCTCCGCGCCGGGGGGCAGCGCGGCGGGCGGGTGGCGGTGGTGGGTTGGAGCAGGAAGAGGAAGACCGGGTCTTCTTCATGGAGGACCTGGATGGGGCAGGTGAAGCGCTGGCCGGGCTCGAGGACCCCAGCTCTGTGGCCTGGGGGGGCCCTCCTCCCTCCGCAGAGCCAGAGACCTCCGAACCTCCCCCCCCGACAGACTCGCTGCAGAACGGCTGGCCAGGGAGCTTGGTGGTGGAAGCGGCACTCCGGTGCACCCAGAGCCTGAGGGTCCCCCCTAAACCTCTGCCTGCTGCCCCACCCTACCCCAGCGCCGAGGGCCACGAGCCCCCCACCTACCTCAATGGCTGGGAGGCCGGCTCCGAAGACGCGGAGACCGCTGAGATGATCGCCCATCGCATGGGCGGCATGAAGCTCTCCGCCACCGTCATCTTCAACCCCAAATCACCCAGCCTCACCGACATGACCATGGAGGCCGCTGCGGATAAGCTGCTGCTCCTCCCGCAGGACCCCGACCCTGCCGCCCCCGGGCCACACAAGCTCAGTGGCCTGGTTGCCACCCACTGCCTGCTCAACTCCTGCGTGTGCTGCGGCAGCTGCGAGGACAGCCGGGAAGAGGGGCTGGAGGCCTCGGCGGACAAGGGGAAGTCTTCCCCACCCGGCCCCGTCATCCACGCCTCCAGCGGCCTCGCGCCCGGCAAAGACCCGGATGTTAAAGTGGACTGCTCGGCCCCCTCTACCTCTGGGGAGGCGGTGACGGACGAGGGGCCCGGCCTCAGTGAGCAGAGGAGCCCCCGCTGTTCGAAGTGCCTGGCCCAGGCCTCGGGGAATCAGAGCACCACGGACAGAAGCCCGCAGGGAGAGCCAGGGGCTTGCAGCCACCAGAGGCGGCCGGAGAGACGGAGACAGGCCAGCGGGGGCCGAGACCGGAGGACAGAGccggggggaggggagagagagacggaggatGATGGCAACCTCAGCGGCCGGTCCAGGTCCAG CCCCGTGAGCAGCCTGACCACCAGCTCCTGTACCTCGGAGGACATGGACCATCACGAGATCCAGCTGGCATTGCAGGCCGCCAAGATAGCCGCCCGCGACAAGATCCGCTCCCGATTCCACAGCAGCAGTGACCTCATCCACCGCCTCTTTGTCTGTATCTCAG GTGTGGCTGATCAGTTGCAGACCAATTATGCCAGTGACCTGAGGAGCATCTTGAAGACGCTGTTTGAAGTCATGGCTACCAAGCCCGAAGCAGAGGACAAGGATAAGCAGAAGAAAG cagggcaggggctgCGCAGCGCTGCGCTGGAGGactgcaccctgtgccaggAGACCGTGTCCTCCTCTGAGCTCGCCGCCAAGGCCCGGGACGGACAGTTCGAAG atCCCCCCGACTGGGTCCCTGACGAGGCCTGCAGCTACTGCACGGCTTGCAAGGCCCCCTTCACCGTGATCCGCAGGAAGCACCACTGCCGGAGCTGTGGCAAG ATCTTCTGCTCCCGCTGCTCCTCGCACTGCGCCCCCCTGCCGCGGTACGGCCAGGTGAAGCCCGTGAGGGTGTGCACGCACTGCTACATGTTCCACGTCACGCCCTTCTACAGCGACAAGGCCGGGATCTGA
- the zfyve28 gene encoding lateral signaling target protein 2 homolog isoform X2, translating into MMNRFRKWLYKPKRSDPQLLAQFYYADEELNQVATELDSLDGRKDPQRCTLLVNQFRSCQDNVLNIINQIMDECIPDDRANRDFCVKFPEEIRHDNLAGQLWFGAECLAAGSIIMNREIESMAMRPLAKDLTRSLEEVRNITRDQALRDLNTYTDKMREALRHFDALFAEFELSYVSAMVPVKSPKEYYVQQEVIVLFCETVERALKLGYLTQDMIDDYEPALMFTIPRLAIVCGLVVYSEGPLNLDRKPEDMSELFRPFRTLLRKIRDLLQTLTEEELFTLERSLCISQDGEFPVVQTLPEVVVPPPGPAPAAPAPLTPPAVSPHQQQEEEEPPPSPNGPGEERRPTPPEDTDPELACSMQYDEQELEQLNMMVHRVGDEMSSLLSPPSLCQSPAHRGGGTASSSTEASPRRGAARRAGGGGGLEQEEEDRVFFMEDLDGAGEALAGLEDPSSVAWGGPPPSAEPETSEPPPPTDSLQNGWPGSLVVEAALRCTQSLRVPPKPLPAAPPYPSAEGHEPPTYLNGWEAGSEDAETAEMIAHRMGGMKLSATVIFNPKSPSLTDMTMEAAADKLLLLPQDPDPAAPGPHKLSGLVATHCLLNSCVCCGSCEDSREEGLEASADKGKSSPPGPVIHASSGLAPGKDPDVKVDCSAPSTSGEAVTDEGPGLSEQRSPRCSKCLAQASGNQSTTDRSPQGEPGACSHQRRPERRRQASGGRDRRTEPGGGERETEDDGNLSGRSRSSSQDSPLSSISSSDSESVSVTTCSLSSTYTPSPVSSLTTSSCTSEDMDHHEIQLALQAAKIAARDKIRSRFHSSSDLIHRLFVCISGVADQLQTNYASDLRSILKTLFEVMATKPEAEDKDKQKKGQGLRSAALEDCTLCQETVSSSELAAKARDGQFEDPPDWVPDEACSYCTACKAPFTVIRRKHHCRSCGKIFCSRCSSHCAPLPRYGQVKPVRVCTHCYMFHVTPFYSDKAGI; encoded by the exons aggTCTGACCCCCAGCTCCTGGCTCAGTTCTACTACGCTGATGAGGAGCTCAACCAGGTGGCCACCGAGCTGGACAGCCTGGACGGCAGGAAGGACCCGCAGAGATGTACCCTCCTAGTCAACCAGTTCAGGTCCTGCCAG GATAATGTGTTAAACATCATCAACCAAATCATGGATGAATGTATCCCTGACGACCGGGCGAATCGCGACTTCTGTGTGAAGTTCCCGGAGGAGATCCGTCACGACAACCTGGCGGGTCAGCTGTGGTTCGGGGCCGAG TGTCTGGCAGCCGGCTCCATCATCATGAACCGGGAGATCGAGAGCATGGCCATGAGGCCGCTGGCCAAGGACCTGACCCGCAGCCTGGAGGAGGTGCGCAACATCACCCGGGACCAGGCGCTGCGTGACCTCAACACCTACACAGACAAGATGAGGGAGGCACTGCGCCACTTCGACGCGCTCTTCGCAGAGTTCGAGCTCAG TTATGTTTCTGCTATGGTACCTGTGAAGTCACCTAAAGAATACTATGTACAACAGGAAGTGATTGTGCTCTTCTGTGAGACGGTGGAAAG GGCACTAAAGCTGGGATACCTCACCCAAGACATGATTGACGACTACGAGCCGGCCCTCATGTTTACTATTCCAAGACTAGCAATTGTATG tgggcTGGTAGTTTACTCTGAAGGGCCCTTGAATCTGGACCGGAAGCCAGAAGATATGTCCGAGCTCTTCAGACCCTTCCGCACTTTACTGAGGAAAATCAG GGACCTGCTGCAGACTCTGACCGAGGAGGAGCTCTTCACACTGGAACGCAGCCTCTGCATCTCCCAGGACGGTGAGTTCCCGGTGGTGCAGACCTTGCCGGAGGTGGTGGTGCCCCCCCCAGGCCCAGCTCCCGCTGCCCCGGCGCCCCTCACCCCACCCGCCGTGTCCCCACACcagcagcaggaggaggaggagccccCCCCCAGCCCTAACGGCCCGGGAGAGGAGCGGCGGCCCACCCCCCCCGAGGACACAGACCCGGAGCTGGCCTGCTCCATGCAGTACGACGAGCAGGAGCTGGAGCAGCTTAACATGATGGTGCACCGCGTGGGCGATGAGATGTCCAGCCTGCTTTCCCCCCCCAGCCTGTGCCAGTCTCCCGCGCACCGGGGGGGCGGCACggccagctccagcactgaggCGTCTCCGCGCCGGGGGGCAGCGCGGCGGGCGGGTGGCGGTGGTGGGTTGGAGCAGGAAGAGGAAGACCGGGTCTTCTTCATGGAGGACCTGGATGGGGCAGGTGAAGCGCTGGCCGGGCTCGAGGACCCCAGCTCTGTGGCCTGGGGGGGCCCTCCTCCCTCCGCAGAGCCAGAGACCTCCGAACCTCCCCCCCCGACAGACTCGCTGCAGAACGGCTGGCCAGGGAGCTTGGTGGTGGAAGCGGCACTCCGGTGCACCCAGAGCCTGAGGGTCCCCCCTAAACCTCTGCCTGCTGCCCCACCCTACCCCAGCGCCGAGGGCCACGAGCCCCCCACCTACCTCAATGGCTGGGAGGCCGGCTCCGAAGACGCGGAGACCGCTGAGATGATCGCCCATCGCATGGGCGGCATGAAGCTCTCCGCCACCGTCATCTTCAACCCCAAATCACCCAGCCTCACCGACATGACCATGGAGGCCGCTGCGGATAAGCTGCTGCTCCTCCCGCAGGACCCCGACCCTGCCGCCCCCGGGCCACACAAGCTCAGTGGCCTGGTTGCCACCCACTGCCTGCTCAACTCCTGCGTGTGCTGCGGCAGCTGCGAGGACAGCCGGGAAGAGGGGCTGGAGGCCTCGGCGGACAAGGGGAAGTCTTCCCCACCCGGCCCCGTCATCCACGCCTCCAGCGGCCTCGCGCCCGGCAAAGACCCGGATGTTAAAGTGGACTGCTCGGCCCCCTCTACCTCTGGGGAGGCGGTGACGGACGAGGGGCCCGGCCTCAGTGAGCAGAGGAGCCCCCGCTGTTCGAAGTGCCTGGCCCAGGCCTCGGGGAATCAGAGCACCACGGACAGAAGCCCGCAGGGAGAGCCAGGGGCTTGCAGCCACCAGAGGCGGCCGGAGAGACGGAGACAGGCCAGCGGGGGCCGAGACCGGAGGACAGAGccggggggaggggagagagagacggaggatGATGGCAACCTCAGCGGCCGGTCCAGGTCCAG TTCTCAGGACTCCCCGCTCAGCTCCATCTCCAGCAGTGACAGTGAGAGCGTGTCTGTCACCACATGTAGTCTGTCCAGCACATACACACCCAG CCCCGTGAGCAGCCTGACCACCAGCTCCTGTACCTCGGAGGACATGGACCATCACGAGATCCAGCTGGCATTGCAGGCCGCCAAGATAGCCGCCCGCGACAAGATCCGCTCCCGATTCCACAGCAGCAGTGACCTCATCCACCGCCTCTTTGTCTGTATCTCAG GTGTGGCTGATCAGTTGCAGACCAATTATGCCAGTGACCTGAGGAGCATCTTGAAGACGCTGTTTGAAGTCATGGCTACCAAGCCCGAAGCAGAGGACAAGGATAAGCAGAAGAAAG ggcaggggctgCGCAGCGCTGCGCTGGAGGactgcaccctgtgccaggAGACCGTGTCCTCCTCTGAGCTCGCCGCCAAGGCCCGGGACGGACAGTTCGAAG atCCCCCCGACTGGGTCCCTGACGAGGCCTGCAGCTACTGCACGGCTTGCAAGGCCCCCTTCACCGTGATCCGCAGGAAGCACCACTGCCGGAGCTGTGGCAAG ATCTTCTGCTCCCGCTGCTCCTCGCACTGCGCCCCCCTGCCGCGGTACGGCCAGGTGAAGCCCGTGAGGGTGTGCACGCACTGCTACATGTTCCACGTCACGCCCTTCTACAGCGACAAGGCCGGGATCTGA
- the zfyve28 gene encoding lateral signaling target protein 2 homolog isoform X1, with protein MMNRFRKWLYKPKRSDPQLLAQFYYADEELNQVATELDSLDGRKDPQRCTLLVNQFRSCQDNVLNIINQIMDECIPDDRANRDFCVKFPEEIRHDNLAGQLWFGAECLAAGSIIMNREIESMAMRPLAKDLTRSLEEVRNITRDQALRDLNTYTDKMREALRHFDALFAEFELSYVSAMVPVKSPKEYYVQQEVIVLFCETVERALKLGYLTQDMIDDYEPALMFTIPRLAIVCGLVVYSEGPLNLDRKPEDMSELFRPFRTLLRKIRDLLQTLTEEELFTLERSLCISQDGEFPVVQTLPEVVVPPPGPAPAAPAPLTPPAVSPHQQQEEEEPPPSPNGPGEERRPTPPEDTDPELACSMQYDEQELEQLNMMVHRVGDEMSSLLSPPSLCQSPAHRGGGTASSSTEASPRRGAARRAGGGGGLEQEEEDRVFFMEDLDGAGEALAGLEDPSSVAWGGPPPSAEPETSEPPPPTDSLQNGWPGSLVVEAALRCTQSLRVPPKPLPAAPPYPSAEGHEPPTYLNGWEAGSEDAETAEMIAHRMGGMKLSATVIFNPKSPSLTDMTMEAAADKLLLLPQDPDPAAPGPHKLSGLVATHCLLNSCVCCGSCEDSREEGLEASADKGKSSPPGPVIHASSGLAPGKDPDVKVDCSAPSTSGEAVTDEGPGLSEQRSPRCSKCLAQASGNQSTTDRSPQGEPGACSHQRRPERRRQASGGRDRRTEPGGGERETEDDGNLSGRSRSSSQDSPLSSISSSDSESVSVTTCSLSSTYTPSPVSSLTTSSCTSEDMDHHEIQLALQAAKIAARDKIRSRFHSSSDLIHRLFVCISGVADQLQTNYASDLRSILKTLFEVMATKPEAEDKDKQKKAGQGLRSAALEDCTLCQETVSSSELAAKARDGQFEDPPDWVPDEACSYCTACKAPFTVIRRKHHCRSCGKIFCSRCSSHCAPLPRYGQVKPVRVCTHCYMFHVTPFYSDKAGI; from the exons aggTCTGACCCCCAGCTCCTGGCTCAGTTCTACTACGCTGATGAGGAGCTCAACCAGGTGGCCACCGAGCTGGACAGCCTGGACGGCAGGAAGGACCCGCAGAGATGTACCCTCCTAGTCAACCAGTTCAGGTCCTGCCAG GATAATGTGTTAAACATCATCAACCAAATCATGGATGAATGTATCCCTGACGACCGGGCGAATCGCGACTTCTGTGTGAAGTTCCCGGAGGAGATCCGTCACGACAACCTGGCGGGTCAGCTGTGGTTCGGGGCCGAG TGTCTGGCAGCCGGCTCCATCATCATGAACCGGGAGATCGAGAGCATGGCCATGAGGCCGCTGGCCAAGGACCTGACCCGCAGCCTGGAGGAGGTGCGCAACATCACCCGGGACCAGGCGCTGCGTGACCTCAACACCTACACAGACAAGATGAGGGAGGCACTGCGCCACTTCGACGCGCTCTTCGCAGAGTTCGAGCTCAG TTATGTTTCTGCTATGGTACCTGTGAAGTCACCTAAAGAATACTATGTACAACAGGAAGTGATTGTGCTCTTCTGTGAGACGGTGGAAAG GGCACTAAAGCTGGGATACCTCACCCAAGACATGATTGACGACTACGAGCCGGCCCTCATGTTTACTATTCCAAGACTAGCAATTGTATG tgggcTGGTAGTTTACTCTGAAGGGCCCTTGAATCTGGACCGGAAGCCAGAAGATATGTCCGAGCTCTTCAGACCCTTCCGCACTTTACTGAGGAAAATCAG GGACCTGCTGCAGACTCTGACCGAGGAGGAGCTCTTCACACTGGAACGCAGCCTCTGCATCTCCCAGGACGGTGAGTTCCCGGTGGTGCAGACCTTGCCGGAGGTGGTGGTGCCCCCCCCAGGCCCAGCTCCCGCTGCCCCGGCGCCCCTCACCCCACCCGCCGTGTCCCCACACcagcagcaggaggaggaggagccccCCCCCAGCCCTAACGGCCCGGGAGAGGAGCGGCGGCCCACCCCCCCCGAGGACACAGACCCGGAGCTGGCCTGCTCCATGCAGTACGACGAGCAGGAGCTGGAGCAGCTTAACATGATGGTGCACCGCGTGGGCGATGAGATGTCCAGCCTGCTTTCCCCCCCCAGCCTGTGCCAGTCTCCCGCGCACCGGGGGGGCGGCACggccagctccagcactgaggCGTCTCCGCGCCGGGGGGCAGCGCGGCGGGCGGGTGGCGGTGGTGGGTTGGAGCAGGAAGAGGAAGACCGGGTCTTCTTCATGGAGGACCTGGATGGGGCAGGTGAAGCGCTGGCCGGGCTCGAGGACCCCAGCTCTGTGGCCTGGGGGGGCCCTCCTCCCTCCGCAGAGCCAGAGACCTCCGAACCTCCCCCCCCGACAGACTCGCTGCAGAACGGCTGGCCAGGGAGCTTGGTGGTGGAAGCGGCACTCCGGTGCACCCAGAGCCTGAGGGTCCCCCCTAAACCTCTGCCTGCTGCCCCACCCTACCCCAGCGCCGAGGGCCACGAGCCCCCCACCTACCTCAATGGCTGGGAGGCCGGCTCCGAAGACGCGGAGACCGCTGAGATGATCGCCCATCGCATGGGCGGCATGAAGCTCTCCGCCACCGTCATCTTCAACCCCAAATCACCCAGCCTCACCGACATGACCATGGAGGCCGCTGCGGATAAGCTGCTGCTCCTCCCGCAGGACCCCGACCCTGCCGCCCCCGGGCCACACAAGCTCAGTGGCCTGGTTGCCACCCACTGCCTGCTCAACTCCTGCGTGTGCTGCGGCAGCTGCGAGGACAGCCGGGAAGAGGGGCTGGAGGCCTCGGCGGACAAGGGGAAGTCTTCCCCACCCGGCCCCGTCATCCACGCCTCCAGCGGCCTCGCGCCCGGCAAAGACCCGGATGTTAAAGTGGACTGCTCGGCCCCCTCTACCTCTGGGGAGGCGGTGACGGACGAGGGGCCCGGCCTCAGTGAGCAGAGGAGCCCCCGCTGTTCGAAGTGCCTGGCCCAGGCCTCGGGGAATCAGAGCACCACGGACAGAAGCCCGCAGGGAGAGCCAGGGGCTTGCAGCCACCAGAGGCGGCCGGAGAGACGGAGACAGGCCAGCGGGGGCCGAGACCGGAGGACAGAGccggggggaggggagagagagacggaggatGATGGCAACCTCAGCGGCCGGTCCAGGTCCAG TTCTCAGGACTCCCCGCTCAGCTCCATCTCCAGCAGTGACAGTGAGAGCGTGTCTGTCACCACATGTAGTCTGTCCAGCACATACACACCCAG CCCCGTGAGCAGCCTGACCACCAGCTCCTGTACCTCGGAGGACATGGACCATCACGAGATCCAGCTGGCATTGCAGGCCGCCAAGATAGCCGCCCGCGACAAGATCCGCTCCCGATTCCACAGCAGCAGTGACCTCATCCACCGCCTCTTTGTCTGTATCTCAG GTGTGGCTGATCAGTTGCAGACCAATTATGCCAGTGACCTGAGGAGCATCTTGAAGACGCTGTTTGAAGTCATGGCTACCAAGCCCGAAGCAGAGGACAAGGATAAGCAGAAGAAAG cagggcaggggctgCGCAGCGCTGCGCTGGAGGactgcaccctgtgccaggAGACCGTGTCCTCCTCTGAGCTCGCCGCCAAGGCCCGGGACGGACAGTTCGAAG atCCCCCCGACTGGGTCCCTGACGAGGCCTGCAGCTACTGCACGGCTTGCAAGGCCCCCTTCACCGTGATCCGCAGGAAGCACCACTGCCGGAGCTGTGGCAAG ATCTTCTGCTCCCGCTGCTCCTCGCACTGCGCCCCCCTGCCGCGGTACGGCCAGGTGAAGCCCGTGAGGGTGTGCACGCACTGCTACATGTTCCACGTCACGCCCTTCTACAGCGACAAGGCCGGGATCTGA